The Burkholderia mallei ATCC 23344 genome has a window encoding:
- a CDS encoding MlaC/ttg2D family ABC transporter substrate-binding protein, producing the protein MKRHLFAFVAAAVVSVSAFAQTAPVEVVKNAVEGTVGAMKADPAARGGDMAKITQIVEARFLPATNFERTTRIAVGDAWKQASPQQQQELYKQFRILMTRTYAASLAQLGSQDAKFTFKAAGAGGADALVRSTVTTPGDSQSVGYRLGKIGNDWKIYDIDMSGAWLIQVYQGQFKAQLAQGGIDGLIAFLTKHNARAN; encoded by the coding sequence ATGAAACGTCATCTGTTTGCTTTTGTGGCCGCGGCCGTCGTGTCGGTTTCGGCATTCGCCCAGACCGCGCCCGTCGAGGTGGTCAAGAATGCCGTCGAGGGCACCGTCGGCGCGATGAAGGCGGATCCCGCCGCGCGCGGCGGCGATATGGCGAAGATCACGCAGATCGTCGAAGCGCGCTTCCTGCCCGCGACGAATTTCGAGCGCACGACGCGCATCGCGGTCGGCGACGCGTGGAAGCAGGCGAGCCCGCAGCAACAGCAGGAGCTGTACAAGCAATTCCGGATTCTGATGACGCGCACGTACGCGGCATCGCTCGCGCAGCTCGGCAGCCAGGACGCGAAGTTCACGTTCAAGGCGGCGGGCGCGGGCGGCGCGGACGCGCTCGTGCGCTCGACGGTGACGACGCCGGGCGATAGCCAGTCGGTCGGCTACCGGCTCGGCAAGATCGGCAACGACTGGAAGATCTATGACATCGACATGTCGGGTGCATGGCTGATCCAGGTCTATCAGGGGCAGTTCAAGGCGCAGCTCGCGCAGGGCGGCATCGACGGCCTGATCGCATTCCTGACGAAGCACAACGCGCGCGCGAACTGA
- a CDS encoding response regulator: protein MTPASSTPRTARLLLVDDHPLVRDGLKMRLEAAPGLAVVGEAGNADEALTLAEALAPDLALMDIGMQGMNGIALAGVFHERFPAIRVLMLSMHDNVEYVTQAVRAGASGYLLKDSPATEIVRAIGAVLAGQTFFSEGIAARMIHASAEASPLDRLTPRERDILDALAQGLSSKQIAQRNGLSVRTVETHRLNLKRKLDIEGQAELIKFAVEHRRR, encoded by the coding sequence ATGACTCCTGCCTCTTCCACGCCCCGCACCGCGCGCCTCTTGCTCGTCGACGATCATCCGCTCGTGCGCGACGGCCTGAAGATGCGCCTCGAAGCGGCGCCCGGCCTCGCCGTGGTCGGCGAAGCGGGCAATGCGGACGAAGCGCTCACGCTCGCCGAGGCGCTCGCGCCCGATCTCGCGCTGATGGACATCGGCATGCAGGGCATGAACGGAATCGCGCTCGCGGGCGTCTTTCACGAGCGCTTTCCGGCGATTCGCGTGCTGATGCTGTCGATGCACGACAACGTCGAATACGTGACGCAGGCGGTGCGCGCGGGCGCGAGCGGCTATCTGCTGAAGGATTCGCCCGCAACCGAGATCGTGCGCGCGATCGGCGCGGTGCTCGCCGGGCAGACGTTCTTCAGCGAGGGAATCGCCGCCCGGATGATTCATGCGAGCGCCGAAGCGTCGCCGCTCGATCGGCTCACGCCGCGCGAGCGGGACATCCTCGACGCGCTCGCGCAAGGATTGTCGAGCAAGCAGATCGCGCAGCGCAACGGCCTGTCGGTGCGCACGGTCGAGACGCATCGGCTGAACCTGAAGCGCAAGCTCGACATCGAGGGGCAGGCGGAACTGATCAAGTTCGCGGTCGAGCATCGCAGGCGGTAG
- a CDS encoding ABC transporter ATP-binding protein, translating into MAPVRRFGSAAASETGSQNDPGVRSKAIDALTRAALAADMLDDPRAAASALDVSIQKQALNLLTNLQKKYKLSYLFITQDLAVMRVMAHRVRVMKEGRVVEAGDTPDVPDAPSHPCTRSLLASSMPAARRSPRENEDD; encoded by the coding sequence GTGGCGCCCGTGCGCCGCTTCGGCAGCGCGGCGGCGTCGGAGACCGGTTCGCAGAACGATCCGGGCGTGCGTTCGAAGGCAATCGACGCGCTGACCCGCGCGGCGCTCGCGGCGGACATGCTCGACGATCCGCGGGCGGCGGCGAGCGCGCTCGACGTGTCGATCCAGAAACAGGCGCTGAATCTGCTGACGAATCTCCAAAAAAAGTACAAACTCAGCTACCTGTTCATCACGCAGGACCTGGCGGTGATGCGGGTGATGGCGCACCGGGTGCGCGTGATGAAGGAGGGGCGCGTGGTCGAGGCGGGCGACACGCCGGACGTGCCGGATGCGCCGTCGCATCCGTGCACGCGATCGTTGCTCGCGTCGTCGATGCCGGCGGCGCGGCGCAGCCCGCGGGAGAACGAGGATGATTGA
- a CDS encoding TenA family transcriptional regulator — protein MHIPFERDGDLMDIGSYPHWLQDVVGTVRAARDRVRFHEVFSLMRDSRLAPRQLAAFFVNGWPVVEQFPKYMSMNLLKANGTNSSGEEKARRYLIRNIRVELNHVEHWVNWAEASGVPRRQLTDGDSPPAALALSHWCWKSSSADTLAASIAATNYAIEGVTGEWSADLCRSDVYEMGFPEAVRGRAMRWLRLHSSYDDKHPWEALDIVATILGQSPSTEQVRDVAAGIERSFRYFEMSLSCCLDA, from the coding sequence TTGCATATCCCTTTTGAACGCGACGGCGACTTGATGGATATCGGGAGCTATCCACACTGGCTGCAGGACGTGGTCGGCACGGTGCGCGCCGCGCGCGACCGCGTGCGCTTTCACGAAGTGTTCTCGCTGATGCGCGACAGCCGCCTCGCGCCGCGGCAGCTCGCCGCGTTCTTCGTGAACGGCTGGCCTGTCGTCGAGCAGTTCCCGAAGTACATGTCGATGAACCTGCTGAAGGCGAACGGCACGAACTCGTCCGGCGAAGAGAAGGCGCGCCGCTATCTGATCCGCAACATCCGCGTCGAGCTGAACCACGTCGAGCACTGGGTGAACTGGGCGGAGGCGAGCGGCGTGCCGCGCCGGCAACTGACCGACGGCGACAGCCCGCCCGCCGCGCTCGCGCTCAGCCACTGGTGCTGGAAGAGCAGCAGCGCGGATACGCTCGCGGCGAGCATCGCGGCCACCAACTATGCGATCGAAGGCGTGACGGGCGAATGGAGCGCGGACCTGTGCCGCTCGGACGTCTACGAAATGGGCTTCCCCGAGGCGGTGCGCGGCCGCGCGATGCGCTGGCTGAGATTGCATTCGAGCTACGACGACAAGCATCCGTGGGAAGCGCTCGACATCGTCGCGACGATTCTCGGTCAATCGCCGAGCACCGAACAGGTGCGAGACGTCGCGGCCGGCATCGAGCGCAGCTTCCGCTACTTCGAAATGAGCCTGTCCTGCTGCCTCGACGCGTGA
- a CDS encoding ISL3-like element ISBma1 family transposase, with translation MLDRKALQALGCWTGYRLERVEWPQGDSRTLSLYLKPVSQIMYCEQCGARCQQIHETTVRRVRDLPLFEYRVVLHVPRRRVWCERCGAARLEKLDWLGRYQRVTQRFAKACEKLLQAASVQAVAAFYELGWHTVKSIDKMRLRARVAEPDWSTIRYLAMDEFALHKGHRYATVVVDPIGRQVLWVGPGRSRETARAFFEQLPEGVAERIEAVAIDMTTAYELEIKEQCPQAEIVFDLYHVVAKYGREVIDRVRVDQANQLRHDKPARKVLKSSRWLLLRNRHNLKPEQAVHLKELLAANQSLLCVYVLRDELKRLWFYRKPACAEKAWGQWFEQAQQSGIAALQKFAQRLQGYWHGIVARCRHPLNTSVVEGINNTIKVIKRRAYGYRDEQYFFLKIRAAFPGIPR, from the coding sequence TTGCTCGATCGCAAGGCACTTCAGGCACTAGGTTGCTGGACAGGCTATCGGCTGGAGCGGGTGGAGTGGCCGCAAGGCGATAGCCGCACGCTGTCGCTCTACCTGAAGCCGGTCAGTCAGATCATGTACTGCGAGCAATGCGGTGCGCGTTGCCAGCAGATTCATGAAACGACCGTACGGCGGGTACGTGATCTGCCGTTGTTCGAGTACCGGGTGGTGCTGCACGTGCCTCGACGCCGAGTCTGGTGCGAACGCTGCGGCGCAGCGCGGCTGGAGAAGCTGGACTGGCTGGGCCGCTACCAGCGGGTGACGCAGCGGTTTGCCAAGGCCTGCGAGAAGTTGCTGCAGGCCGCCAGCGTACAGGCCGTGGCGGCCTTCTACGAACTGGGCTGGCACACGGTCAAATCGATCGACAAGATGCGCTTGCGCGCGCGCGTGGCCGAACCGGACTGGTCGACGATCCGTTATCTGGCGATGGACGAGTTCGCGCTCCATAAAGGCCATCGCTACGCCACGGTGGTGGTTGATCCGATCGGCCGACAGGTCCTCTGGGTTGGGCCCGGACGGTCACGCGAGACGGCGCGCGCCTTCTTCGAACAACTCCCCGAAGGCGTGGCCGAGCGCATCGAAGCGGTCGCAATCGACATGACCACGGCCTATGAGCTGGAGATCAAGGAACAGTGCCCACAGGCGGAAATCGTCTTTGACCTGTACCACGTCGTGGCCAAGTACGGTCGCGAGGTGATCGATCGGGTACGGGTGGATCAGGCCAACCAACTGCGACATGACAAGCCGGCCCGTAAGGTTCTGAAGTCCAGTCGCTGGTTGCTGCTGCGCAACCGTCATAACCTGAAGCCAGAGCAGGCCGTGCATCTGAAGGAACTGCTGGCGGCCAATCAGTCGCTGTTATGCGTCTATGTGCTGCGCGACGAGCTCAAACGGCTCTGGTTCTACCGCAAGCCGGCCTGCGCGGAAAAGGCTTGGGGGCAATGGTTCGAACAGGCTCAGCAAAGCGGGATCGCCGCCTTGCAAAAGTTCGCCCAGCGCTTGCAGGGTTACTGGCACGGAATCGTGGCCCGCTGCCGCCATCCGCTCAATACCAGCGTCGTCGAAGGTATCAACAACACGATCAAGGTCATCAAGCGCCGCGCTTACGGGTACCGCGACGAGCAATACTTCTTCCTCAAGATCCGCGCCGCGTTCCCCGGGATTCCGCGATGA
- a CDS encoding IS3-like element IS407 family transposase (programmed frameshift), producing the protein MKKRFTEQQIIGFLKEAEAGMPVKELCRKHGFSDASFYTWRAKFGGMEVSEARRLKGLEVENARLKKLLAEAMLDMEALKVVVKGKPLSPQAKREAVLAIREKVNISERRACRLVGLSRSVLHYDAKPDHENEVLAARLVKLAHERRRFGYRRLHALVEREGTHANHKRIYRLYREAGLAVRRRRKRHGVMIEREQLALPGAPNEVWSIDFVMDALSNGRRVKCLTVVDDFTKEAVDIVVDHGISGLYVARALDRAARFRGYPKAVRTDQGPEFTSRALDQWAYANGVTLKLIQAGKPTQNAYIESFNGKFRDECLNEHWFTTLAHARAVIAAWRQDYNEQRPHSALNYLAPSEFAAKHRATADAPAAFQELV; encoded by the exons ATGAAGAAGCGCTTTACGGAACAGCAAATCATCGGGTTTCTGAAGGAAGCCGAGGCCGGTATGCCGGTCAAGGAACTGTGCAGGAAGCATGGGTTCAGTGACGCGTCGTTCTACACCTGGCGCGCGAAGTTCGGCGGCATGGAAGTCTCGGAAGCCCGCCGGCTCAAGGGCCTCGAGGTGGAGAATGCCCGACTGAAGAAACTGCTGGCCGAAGCAATGCTCGATATGGAAGCGTTGAAGGTTGTCGTCAAGGGAAAGC CCCTGAGCCCGCAAGCCAAACGCGAAGCAGTGTTGGCGATTCGGGAGAAGGTCAACATCTCCGAGCGCCGCGCCTGCCGGCTTGTCGGGCTTTCTCGCAGCGTGCTGCATTACGACGCGAAGCCGGACCACGAGAATGAGGTGCTCGCGGCGCGTCTGGTGAAGTTGGCGCACGAACGTCGTCGATTCGGCTACCGCCGACTGCACGCCCTGGTGGAACGCGAAGGCACGCACGCCAATCACAAGCGCATCTATCGCCTGTACCGTGAGGCAGGGCTGGCTGTGCGGCGCCGTCGCAAGCGCCACGGCGTCATGATTGAGCGCGAGCAACTGGCATTGCCGGGCGCACCCAACGAGGTATGGTCAATCGATTTCGTGATGGATGCGCTTTCCAACGGCCGGCGCGTGAAGTGCCTGACCGTCGTCGACGATTTCACGAAAGAGGCTGTCGACATCGTCGTCGACCATGGCATCTCAGGTTTGTATGTCGCTCGGGCATTGGACCGTGCAGCTCGCTTCCGTGGCTATCCCAAGGCGGTGCGAACAGACCAGGGACCCGAATTTACGAGCCGCGCGCTTGACCAGTGGGCGTATGCGAACGGCGTCACGCTGAAGTTGATTCAGGCGGGCAAGCCCACGCAGAATGCGTACATCGAATCGTTCAACGGCAAGTTCCGCGACGAATGCCTTAACGAGCACTGGTTCACGACGCTCGCGCACGCTCGGGCAGTCATCGCGGCATGGCGTCAGGACTACAACGAGCAAAGGCCGCACAGCGCACTGAACTACCTTGCGCCGTCAGAGTTTGCGGCGAAACATCGGGCAACCGCGGACGCTCCTGCCGCTTTCCAGGAGTTGGTTTAA
- a CDS encoding IS1182-like element ISBma2 family transposase yields the protein MLKTPMPTQHELEMVTLEELVPKDHLLRQIDAAVDFEFIRAKVAHLYCADNGRPALDPVVMFKLLFIGYLFGVRSERQLMREVQVNVAYRWFARFRLTDKVPDASTFSQNRRRRFTDTTVYQEIFDEIVRQAIKRGLVDGRVLYTDSTHLKANANKGKFDVVKLEQTPAAYTEALNAAVDADRAAHGRKPLDRDDDEPPSSKDTKLSRTDPDSGYMVRDDKPKGFFYLDHRTVDAKHAIITDTHVTPASVHDSQPYLDRLDRQRERFEFKVEAVGLDAGYFTPAVCQGLEERGIAGVMGYRTPNHKPGMFYKRQFKYDAYRNEYVCPQGQALPYSTTNRLGYREYKSNAQICGRCPVRSQCTNSAIAVKVVTRHVWERAKERVDARRLTEWGQRIYARRKQTVERSFADAKQLHGHRYARMRGLRKVAEQCLLAAAAQNIKKIAMLLARKRKKGPAGPDWRFVRMLLRLVSGLRCSFDYPLAANPQS from the coding sequence ATGCTGAAGACGCCCATGCCCACGCAGCACGAACTCGAGATGGTGACGCTCGAGGAACTCGTGCCGAAGGACCACCTGCTGCGCCAGATCGATGCGGCGGTGGATTTCGAGTTCATCCGCGCGAAGGTGGCGCATCTGTATTGCGCGGACAACGGGCGGCCGGCGCTCGATCCCGTGGTGATGTTCAAGCTGTTGTTCATCGGCTACCTGTTCGGGGTGCGCAGCGAGCGGCAACTGATGCGTGAGGTCCAGGTCAACGTCGCCTATCGCTGGTTCGCCCGGTTCCGGCTGACCGACAAGGTGCCGGATGCGTCAACGTTCTCGCAGAATCGCCGCCGACGCTTCACGGACACGACGGTGTATCAGGAGATCTTCGACGAGATCGTGCGGCAGGCGATCAAGCGCGGGCTGGTCGACGGTCGGGTGCTGTACACGGACAGCACGCACCTGAAGGCGAACGCGAACAAAGGCAAGTTCGATGTGGTGAAGCTGGAGCAGACGCCGGCCGCCTACACGGAGGCATTGAACGCGGCAGTGGATGCGGACCGGGCCGCGCATGGCAGGAAGCCGCTGGATCGCGACGACGATGAGCCGCCGTCTAGCAAGGACACCAAGCTCAGCCGGACCGATCCGGACAGCGGCTACATGGTGCGGGACGACAAGCCGAAGGGGTTCTTCTATCTGGACCACCGCACGGTGGATGCCAAGCACGCGATCATCACCGATACGCATGTGACGCCGGCCTCGGTGCATGACAGCCAGCCGTATCTGGATCGGCTGGATCGCCAGCGCGAGCGCTTTGAGTTCAAGGTCGAGGCGGTGGGGCTGGATGCGGGCTACTTCACGCCGGCGGTGTGCCAGGGGCTGGAGGAGCGAGGGATTGCCGGGGTGATGGGCTATCGCACGCCGAACCACAAGCCGGGCATGTTCTACAAACGGCAGTTCAAGTACGACGCGTATCGCAACGAATACGTGTGCCCGCAGGGGCAGGCCCTGCCGTACAGCACGACCAATCGGCTCGGCTATCGGGAATACAAATCCAATGCGCAGATCTGCGGGCGCTGCCCGGTACGATCGCAGTGCACGAACAGTGCGATCGCGGTGAAGGTGGTAACGCGCCACGTGTGGGAGCGCGCCAAGGAGCGGGTGGACGCGCGGCGCTTGACCGAATGGGGCCAACGCATTTACGCGCGGCGCAAGCAGACGGTGGAGCGCAGCTTCGCCGATGCCAAGCAGCTGCATGGGCACCGTTATGCCCGTATGCGTGGGCTACGCAAGGTGGCCGAGCAGTGCTTGCTGGCCGCGGCGGCACAGAACATCAAGAAGATTGCGATGCTGCTGGCGCGGAAGCGGAAAAAGGGGCCAGCGGGTCCCGATTGGCGCTTCGTGCGCATGCTGCTGCGTCTGGTGAGCGGTTTGCGCTGCAGCTTCGACTACCCGCTCGCGGCGAACCCGCAATCCTGA
- a CDS encoding cache domain-containing protein, with product MRLKFKIFLLAIVPFLVTIAAIGLGVRQQATVLARTQHATIEAAYLSSKEIELKHYVDLATSAVAPLYEAGRANARDDALLRLQALAMLQRMEFGPDGYFFVYDLHGNALMHPREPERVGHNYWTLRDPRGSPTIQQLIAAASRGGGYVRYVWQRPSTGKLAPKLGYVVSLPRWGWMIGTGIYLDDVDNALARIDARASANIERTMTWLSAIALAGAAVIALCALVLNVSESRSADAKLKRLAQQVVESQEQERARLARELHDGISQMMVSAKLMCESALERLAHLPARENAAQAALSKGIARLGDTLREVRRISHALRPTMLDDLGLAAALDQLVRELGAETSVELGFTQVDHSGAPPLPAPVKTALFRIAQEALTNILRHAHATRAAVTLELSPREVALTIADNGRGFDAGRAQADARGGIGLRKMRERLDALGGTLEISSQIGHTVVAARVPLRGTDSPGTPR from the coding sequence ATGAGACTGAAATTCAAGATCTTCCTGCTCGCGATCGTGCCTTTCCTCGTGACGATCGCGGCGATCGGCCTCGGCGTGCGGCAGCAGGCCACGGTGCTCGCGCGCACGCAGCATGCGACGATCGAAGCCGCCTATCTGTCGAGCAAGGAAATCGAGCTCAAGCATTATGTCGACCTCGCGACGAGCGCCGTCGCCCCGCTCTACGAAGCGGGCCGCGCGAACGCCCGCGACGACGCGCTGCTGCGCCTGCAGGCGCTCGCGATGCTGCAGAGGATGGAGTTCGGCCCCGACGGCTACTTCTTCGTGTACGACCTGCACGGCAATGCGCTGATGCATCCGCGCGAGCCCGAACGGGTGGGACACAATTACTGGACGCTGCGCGACCCGAGGGGCTCGCCGACCATTCAGCAGTTGATTGCGGCCGCTTCGCGCGGCGGCGGCTACGTGCGCTACGTGTGGCAGCGCCCGTCGACGGGCAAGCTCGCGCCGAAGCTCGGTTACGTCGTTTCACTGCCGCGCTGGGGCTGGATGATCGGCACCGGCATCTATCTCGACGATGTCGATAACGCGCTCGCGCGGATCGACGCGCGCGCGTCGGCGAACATCGAGCGCACGATGACGTGGCTGAGCGCGATCGCGCTCGCGGGCGCCGCGGTCATCGCGCTGTGCGCGCTCGTGCTGAACGTCAGCGAATCGCGCAGCGCGGACGCGAAACTCAAGCGCCTCGCGCAGCAAGTCGTCGAATCGCAGGAGCAGGAACGCGCGCGTCTTGCGCGTGAGCTGCACGACGGGATCAGCCAGATGATGGTATCGGCGAAGCTGATGTGCGAATCGGCACTCGAGCGCCTTGCGCACCTGCCCGCGCGCGAGAACGCGGCGCAAGCCGCGCTGTCCAAAGGCATTGCGCGGCTCGGCGATACGCTGCGCGAAGTGCGCCGCATCTCGCACGCGCTGCGCCCGACGATGCTCGACGATCTCGGCCTTGCCGCCGCGCTCGATCAGCTCGTGCGCGAGCTCGGCGCGGAAACGAGCGTCGAGCTCGGCTTCACGCAGGTCGATCACAGCGGCGCGCCGCCGCTGCCCGCACCCGTGAAAACGGCGCTCTTTCGTATCGCGCAGGAAGCGCTGACGAACATCCTGCGGCATGCGCACGCGACGCGCGCGGCCGTCACGCTCGAGCTGTCGCCGCGCGAAGTCGCGCTGACGATCGCCGACAACGGCCGCGGCTTCGACGCCGGGCGCGCTCAGGCGGACGCGCGCGGCGGCATCGGCCTGCGCAAGATGCGCGAGCGGCTCGACGCGCTCGGCGGCACGCTCGAGATCAGCTCGCAGATCGGCCATACCGTCGTCGCCGCGCGCGTGCCGCTGCGCGGCACGGACTCACCAGGAACCCCGCGATGA